Sequence from the Penaeus vannamei isolate JL-2024 chromosome 41, ASM4276789v1, whole genome shotgun sequence genome:
CGTTGCTGAGCCCGGCTACCACCCTGTGTACCCTCGTTACTACCACTCCTCCCACTACTTTCCCTACACTCACAGCCACTACAAGAGGTCTGCCGAGCCAGAAGCTGACGCAGGAGTCAGTTATGCTCACCACCACCAGTACCAACCCACCCACTACCATGGACTTCACTATGGTTATGGCTACCAGGCTCACCACTAAGGCATTGGGGGTTTGTGCTGATTTTCTCTATAAGTTTTATTttgaaaagtaataaagaaatcgaaaaaagttTCCAAATCAATCATGTTTCTGATTTATGAATCCTTATTACACAATTTATTAAGAAAAAGGAGTAGATGTCCAAGACAAAACAACCATATCACATAAACGCACAACCATAGAaatacaacacaaacatacaaccgAATGACACAAACGACCTTAACAACGCAGCCTTACAGGAACCAAGCCActccacccattcacccatcctTCGGTCGAGAGCGAGAGTCAGCCCCATCCTTCAGTCGCCGGCCTCGTCAGCCGCAGCGCTGTCAGCATCGTCAGCTGACTGAAATCGCGAGGGGAAGTCGAGGTGCCAGTGCCATGTCCCATAAGCAGTGCCAATACTCGGAAGTGATATTAAAGCTCAAATTTAATTTATAATTCATACAGAAAATGTTTAATCTTTTCAGGTTGAGTGAACATAGTGAAGGAGGGAAGCAAACTTGGGAGCAGATCTAAAGTAACTATATTCGTAAGGAAACCTAGAAGTTAGGAATTAATGATTAACAATTAATAACTGTAAATGAGTTTTATGCCGTTGAAAATGTTTTTGCAGTTGTGACTGACTGTTTAGAAGAACAACCATCAAACCAATGAAATAACTCGAGGCAAGTCAAGCTGCACGTCGCACCCACCGAGTGTTTCCAGCCACGAAGATTTATTTTGGAGATTGCCATGAAAGGAACGTCATGAAACACCCACTATTGGACCTGCAATTTGAACTGGCATTATCTGGAACTgtagttgagaaaaaaaaagaaaagaaaaagaaagcgaatatACTACAAAGTTCAACTCAAATGGTGTTTCGGACTCACTGGACACGTTTCAGGGAgaactaaaacaataaaaataaagaaacatacgGTGCTTGTGTCAGGGTATATATTGTTCTGCATCTGTATGGTTCCTGTCGTCAGTATTTTAAAACGAAACTGGTTGCCaaagaaccaagaaaaaatatAGGGTATGGGAATCCTACAgttagaaagatgataataacgattatacagtgtatatgcatatatgtatgtgtgtgtgagtgtgtgtgtgttgagcagTGCCACAACTCGTAAGTGGTGTTTTGATACATTATTTATAAGAGaaaattcttttcattttcacgtTAATGATTAACCATCTTagtggaagagagaagtgaacTTGGAAGCAGGCCTGAAATAACTCTAGTAAGAAAACTGAAATGTTAGCAATCACACATTTGTAATTATTAGTTGTAGTTGGTTTAGTTGATTTTTAGTTGTGATTATTTAGAAGCATAATTATAGAATAAATGGAAATATTGGAGGCAAGCTATACGGCATCATATTTCGTCGCATCTCCCATTCGCCTCAAGTCACGAGATTTTACTCTGGAGACGACCACGAAGAGGAAGGTCATAACACCGACGGTTGTTCCTGTAATTGTAACCGGCGTTATCTGTGACTGCGTTTGAGAAGAACAAATGAACAGTCACTGATGCAATCGACCGAAGCCTCTGGAATCTGCTCGAACGCCTCTTGTCGGTTCCTGTAAATTAATTCCAGATAAAGTTAAAAGACGACATTTATGCTCAAATACATTCATTTAtactatggatatggatatatatagacatagatatattaataaatgtatatatgcatacatatacataagtgcacacacacacacacacaaacgcacagatctatagaatatgtaatttatatataatacatatactcacatacacatatattgcacacatttacacacacaatatacacacatacacatgtttgcgcgcgggtgtgtatgtgagtatgtgtgtatgtatgattatctacatattcatatataatcgtatatacatacatctatatacatatatagatgtatatatatacatatctactcaCTCATATACCTACGCACACactcctatatacatacatatatgtatagtttatacaaacatacataatatatacatttatatttaagaacatacaatgatacatatatacacagaaaacatgcattcatacatacataggcacatagagaaatcaaaagataaattattacacatatatacgtgtatatataaacatccgcTGTACATTAGTCGACCTGTTTATCTACTTCAAGGAACTGTCAGTCGCATGCACGATATCAATGATGACCAATGACTTTGACACCAGGTAGTTCCTGGAGGCGTGTCCTTCACATGACGTGGGCGTGTCCTATCCAAAGCCAATTTCTGACTTGTCGGCGGTCTGTCAAGGTCTTGCGTGTGAACAGGTATATAAGGAGTCGGACGCACTGCCGGAGTCACATCGCCCTGTTCCGTCTCACCAATCCTGCAGAGATGAAGTACTTGGTGAGTAACATTTCAATGTGTTCATTCCTTTGAGAACAGGATTAACGGGGCTTATTTTGTATCGTGGTTGATATTAGAAATGGATGTTTAATTCAGGATTGTGTACCTTCAGGTGTTTGTGCTTCTGGCGGCTGCCGCTTGCGCTTCTGAGGTGGAGAAGCGAGAGGCGGAGCCAAGTCGTGCCTACAACTATGGTTATGGTCTCCATCACCATGCCTACTACCCCCGCACCTATCACCCCTACCACACCTaccacaagaggtccgccgaGCCTGAGGCCGAAGCCGAGCCCTCTTACGGTTCCTACCACTACCCAGGCTACTACCGTCCCTATTCCTACGGCTACCACAACACTCCctacgtccaccaccaccacaagaggtccgccgaGCCTGAGGCCGAGGCAGAGCCCTCTTACCGAGCTTACTACCACCCCTATTCCTACGGTTACCAAACACACCACTACATTCCctccgtccaccaccaccacaagaggtccgctgACCCCGTTGCTGAGGCTGAAGCCAGCTACGGTCACAGGTCATACCACCCCGTCTATTACCCCTCCTACCACTACACACCCTATTCTCACAGCCACCACAAGAGATCTGCCGAGCCAGAAGCTGATCCTGGTTTCGTCCATGGCTACCACCAGGCCGTGTACCGCCCCTACCACAGTGGAGCTCAATATGGGTACGGTTACCGCGCCCACCACCACTAAGGCACAAGAGGTTTATATGCCCTGACCTTGTCTGAGAGTTTCATCTCGAAATTTAATTTAAAAACAATAAAGTCAATCCAAATTAATTATATCCTTGATTTAAGAATCCTGATTGCAAACCATCGAGAAAATGGAATGGATAAACATACTGATATGTAAGTGAATTCTATAAACAACTAAATCACAAAAATAGCTAACTACAACAGCCAGAAAACACGGTACAAAAGCTGGTTAACTGTGATATTAAATGAGCTGTACAGTTCAATGAGACCTTGTAATTGCGGGACTGATTTCCATAAGCATAAAATTGCAAATTATATCATGCAAATATTAAACTGATATAATggatatccataaatatatatagatacaataaacAATAGATTTATGACGTTCTCTCACTgtgcatcatatgtatatatatgtatacatgtatgtatatatatatatgtatatgtatatatatatgtatatacatgtacatacgtattaatatatatgtatataggtatgtatatatttattcatatatatatatatatatatatatatatatatatacgtaaatatatatgtatatatgcatgtatatatgtatatatgtatgtaaatatttatgtatatatgtatgtaaatatatatgtatataagtatatatatgtatatatgtatgtatacatgtatgtatatatgtatgtatatatgtatatatgtatgtatatgtttatatatgtatgaatatacgcacacacatgtacatatacacacaaatatatatacatatacacacacacacatatatatatgtatatatacatatacattcacatatgtatacatatatatatacatattcagtatgcataattatatatatactgtatatatgtatatgtatgtatatatagatatatgtatgtacatacagacttacacacacctatatgtatatatctatatacaatatatatatatatatatatatatatatatatatatatatatatatatatatatatattcgtatgcatacactatgtttacattcatatttatacaagttgtatatatagagtatatgtatatatatatatatgtaaatatatatatatatatatatatatatatatatatatatatatatatatatatatatatatatacctattactGTTATATcttcctgaaaaaaaaattgtaatggcCCAAGGAAAATACAGTTACTGGAAGCTGATATATTAACAGAATGTTCATAaccatgaaaatacacacacacgaaggggcataaatgtatgcacatatatatccataataaatacatttatgtaaacatatgcatatgtgcatacataaacagGCACCCATATGCTGTAAACCTGTGGATCTGCCTATAATTagctataactataattattatctattaatatatgtatgcttatgcaCAGGTAGTGTGCTggagaaatgaaaaatatgtattttcatttttctttgtaacTTTCACTcgcacacattaaaaaaaatccttcattcaAGACACTGTTAGTCCCATGCCGAAGATAATGAAGAATAGTCACTAAGACACCAGACATTTCCTGTGGGCGGTTCTTCATCTCATGTGGGCGTGTCCTACTCAAAGCCAGTTTCTATTTTCGTACTGTGCTGTCTGCGTTTTGCCAAGGTCGTTTGAGTGAACAGGTATATAAGGAGACGGACGGATTGGCGGAGTCACATCGCCCTGTTCCGTCTCACCAATCCTGCAGAGATGAAGTACTTGGTGGGTAACATTTCAGTGGTCTTAATCTTCTGTGAACAGGAATAAGGTGTTTATTTTGTGTCATGAATGATTTCTAAAATGGATGTTTAATCTAACGTTATGTACCTTCAGGTGTTTGTGCTTCTGGCGGCTGCCGCTTGCGCTTCTGAGGTGGAGAAGCGAGAGGCGGAGCCAAGTCGTGACTACAACTATGGTTATGGTCACCACCACGCCTACTACCCCCGCACCTACTATCACCCCTACCACACCTACCACAAGAGGTCCGCTGAGCCTGAGGCCGAAGCAGAGCCCTCTTACGGTTCTTACCACTACCGAGGCTACTACCGTCCCTATTCCTACGGCTACCACAACACTCcctacatccaccaccaccacaagaggtccgccgaGCCTGAGGCCGAGGCAGAGCCCTCTTACGGTTCCTCCAACTACTACCGCCCCTATTCCTACGGTTACCAAGCACACCACTACATTCCctccgtccaccaccaccaccacaagaggtccgctgACCCCGTTGCTGAGGCTGAATCCAGCTACGGTCACAGGTCATACCACCCCGTCTATTACCCCTCCTACCACTACACACCCTATTCTCGCAGCCACCACAAGAGATCTGCCGAGCCAGAAGCTGATCCTGGTTTCGCCCATGGCTACCACCAGGCCGTGTACCGCCCCTACCACAGTGGAGCTCAATATGGGTACGGTTACCGCGCTCACCACCACTAAGGCACAAGAGGTTTATATGCCCTGACCTTGTCTGAGAGTTTCATCTCGAAATTTAATTTAAAAACAATAAAGTCAATCCAAATTAATTATATCTTTGATTTAAGAATCCTGATTGTAAACCATCGAGAAAAAGGAATGGATAAACATTCTGATATGTAAGTGAATTATATAAACAACTAAATCACAAACATAGCTAACTGTAACAGCCAGAAAACACGTTACTAAAGCTGGGTAACTGTAATATGAAATGAGCTGTACAGTTGAATGATACTACTTGTAATTGCGGGACTGATTTTCATAAGCATAAAATTGCAAATTATATGATGCAAATATTACACTGATATAATGAatatccataagtatatatagataaaataaacaatagattTTAGACGTTCTCTCACTgtgcatcatatgtatatatatgcatacatgtatgtatatatatatgtatatatatgtatatacatgtacatacgtatgtatatgtatgtatataagtatgtatatatgtattcatatacatatatacgtaaatatatatgtatatgcatgtatatatgtatataaatatatatgtatatatgtatataaacatatatgtatatatgtatgtatatatgtataaatgtaagtatatatatatgtatgtatatatgtatgtatacatgtatgtatatatgtatacatgtaagtatgtgtatgtatgtatatatatatgtatatatgtatatatatatgtatatatgtatgtataagtttatatatgtatgaatatacgcacacacatgtaaatacatctacacacaaatatatttacatatacacacacacatatatacacatatgtatacatatatatacatattcagtatgcataattatatatctactgtatatatgtatatgtatgtatatacacatgtagttatgtacatacagacatacacacacctatatgtatatatgtatatatctatatacaatatatatatatatatatatatatatatatatatatatatatatatatatatatatatatatatatatatatatatatatatatatatatatatatatatatacatatacgtatatataaatatatatatatatatatatatatatatatatatatatatatatatatatatatatatatatatacgtcttacTGTTCTGTAatatctttctaaaaaaaaaaaaaaaaaaaaaaaaaaaaaaaaattaatggccCAAGGAAAATACAGTTACTGGAAGCTAACATATTAACAGAATGTTCATAaccatgaaaatacacacacacgaaggggcataaatttatgcacatttatatccataataaatacatttatgtaaacatatgcatatgtgcatatataaacaagcatCCATATGCTGTAAACCTGTGGATCTGCCTATAATtagttataactataattattatctattgatatacgtatgtatatgcacaggTAGTGTGCTGgacaaatgaaaaatatgtattttcatttttcacacatatagaaaaaaaaatccttcattcaAGACACTGTTAGTCCCATGCCGAAGATAATGACGAATAGTGACTAAGACACCAGACATTTCCTGTGGGCGGTTCTTCATCTCATGTGGGCGTGTCCCACTCAAAGCCAGTTTCTATTTTCGTACTGTGCTGTCTGCGTTTTGCCAAGGTCGTTTGAGTGAACAGGTATATAAGGAGACGGACGGATTGGCGGAGTCACATCGCCCTGTTCCGTCTCACCAATCCTGCAGAGATGAAGTACTTGGTGGGTAACATTTCAGTGGTCTTAATCTTCTGTGAACAGGAATAATGGTGTTCATTTTTATCGTGAATGGTTTCTAAAATGGATGCTTAATCTAACATAATGTACCTTCAGGTGTTTGTGCTTCTGGCGGCTGCCGCTTGCGCTTCTGAGGTGGAGAAGCGAGAGGCGGAGCCAAGTCGTGGCTACAACTATGGTTATGGTCTCCATCACCATGCCTACTACCCCCGCACCTATCACCCCTACCACACCTaccacaagaggtccgccgaGCCTGAGGCCGAAGCCGAGCCCTCTTACGGTTCCTACCACTACCCAGGCTACTACCGTCCCTATTCCTACGGCTACCACAACACTCCctacgtccaccaccaccacaagaggtccgccgaGCCTGAGGCCGAGGCAGAGCCCTCTTACCGAGCTTACTACCACCCCTATTCCTACGGTTACCAAGCACACCACTACATTCCttccgtccaccaccaccacaagaggtccgctgACCCCGTTGCTGAGGCTGAAGCCAGCTACGGTCACAGGTCATACCACCCCGTCTATTACCCCTCCTACCACTACACACCCTATTCTCACAGCCACCACAAGAGATCTGCCGAGCCAGAAGCTGATCCTGGTTTCGCCCATGGCTACCACCAGGCCGTGTACCGCCCCTACCACAGTGGAGCTCAATATGGGTACGGTTACCGCGCCCACCACCACTAAGGCACAGGAGGTTTATATGCCCTGACCTTGTCTGAGAGTTTTATTTCGAAATTTAATTTAAAAACAATAAAGTCAATCCAAATTAATTATATCCTTGATTTAAAAATCCTGATTGCAAACCATCGAGAAAATGGAATAGATAAACATACTGATATGTAAGTGAATTATATAAACAACTAAATCACAAACATAGCTAACTGCAACAGCCAGAAAACACGGTACAAAAGCTGGTTAACTGTGATATTAAATGAGCTGTACAGTTGAATGATACTTCTTGTAATTGCGGGACTGATTTTCATAAGCACAAAATTGCAAATTATATCATGCAAATATTACACTGATATAATGAatatccataagtatatatagatacaataaacAATAGATTTTAGACGTTCTCTCACTgtgcatcatatgtatatatatgtatacatgtatgtatatatgtatatgtatatatatgtatatacatgtacatacgtatgaatatatatgtatataagtatgtatatatgtattcatatacatatatacgtaaatatatatatatatgtatatatgtaagtgtatatacgtatatatgtatgtaaatatatatgtaaatatatatgtacatatgtatgtatatatgtatacatgtatgtttatatatgtatgtatatatttatacatgtatgtatatatatgtatgtatatatgtatgtatatatgcatgtatatatgtatatatgtatgtatatgtttatatatgtatgaatatatgcacacacatgtagatatatatacacacaaatatatatacatatacacacacatatatacacatatgtatacatatacattcacatatgtatacatgtagatacatattcagtatgcataattttatatatactgtatatatgtatatgtgtgtatatatacatgtatgtatgtatgtacatacagacatacacacacctatatgtatatatgtatatatctatatacaatatatatatatatatatattcgtattcatacactatgtttacatttatatttatacaagctgtatatatagagtatatatatatatatatatatatatatatatatatatatatatatatatatatatatatatatatacctgttctgttataattaaaaaaaaaaaaaaaatgtaatggccCAAGAAAAATACTGTTACTGGAAGCTAACATATTAACAGAATGTTCATAaccatgaaaatacacacacacgaaggggcataaatgtatgcacatatatatccataataaatacatttatgtaaacatatgcatatgtgcatacataaacagGCACCCATATGCTGTAAACCTGTGGATCTGCCtataattatctttaattataatcattatctattgatatacgtatgtatatgcacagataGTGTGCTGgacaaatgaaaaatatgtattttcatttttctttgtaacTTTCACTCGCACACatgtaggaaaaaaaatccttcattcaAGACACTGTTAGTCCCATGCCGAAGATAATGAAGAATAGTGACTAAGACACCAGACATTTCCTGTGGGCGGTTCTTCATCTCATGTGGGCGTGTCCCACTCAAAGCCAGTTTCTATTTTCGTACTGTGCTGTCTGCGTTTTGCCAAGGTCGTTTGAGTGAACAGGTATATAAGGAGACGGACGGATTGGCGGAGTCACATCGCCCTGTTCCGTCTCACCAATCCTGCAGAGATGAAGTACTTGGTGGGTAACATTTCAGTGGTCTTAATCTTCTGTGAACAGGAATAATGGCGTTTATTTTGTGTCTTCAATGGTTTCTAAAATGGATGATTAATCTAACATTATGTACCTTCAGG
This genomic interval carries:
- the LOC138860404 gene encoding apidaecins type 73-like, whose amino-acid sequence is MKYLVFVLLAAAACASEVEKREAEPSRAYNYGYGLHHHAYYPRTYHPYHTYHKRSAEPEAEAEPSYGSYHYPGYYRPHSYGYHNTPYVHHHHKRSAEPEAEAEPSYGSYHYPGYYRPYSYGYHNTPYVHHHHKRSAEPEAEAEPSYRAYYHPYSYGYQTHHYIPSVHHHHKRSADPVAEAEASYGHRSYHPVYYPSYHYTPYSHSHHKRSAEPEADPGFVHGYHQAVYRPYHSGAQYGYGYRAHHH
- the LOC138860405 gene encoding polyadenylate-binding protein 1-B-like; its protein translation is MKYLVFVLLAAAACASEVEKREAEPSRDYNYGYGHHHAYYPRTYYHPYHTYHKRSAEPEAEAEPSYGSYHYRGYYRPYSYGYHNTPYIHHHHKRSAEPEAEAEPSYGSSNYYRPYSYGYQAHHYIPSVHHHHHKRSADPVAEAESSYGHRSYHPVYYPSYHYTPYSRSHHKRSAEPEADPGFAHGYHQAVYRPYHSGAQYGYGYRAHHH
- the LOC138860369 gene encoding apidaecins type 22-like; translation: MKYLVFVLLAAAACASEVEKREAEPSRGYNYGYGLHHHAYYPRTYHPYHTYHKRSAEPEAEAEPSYGSYHYPGYYRPYSYGYHNTPYVHHHHKRSAEPEAEAEPSYRAYYHPYSYGYQAHHYIPSVHHHHKRSADPVAEAEASYGHRSYHPVYYPSYHYTPYSHSHHKRSAEPEADPGFAHGYHQAVYRPYHSGAQYGYGYRAHHH